In Spiroplasma chinense, the DNA window TTGTTTTTAAAGCTTTATTTAAACTTTTCTTACAAAACTTATCTGTATCTGATGTTTTGATAGATTCTTTTTTGTTGTTTTCTTTGAAATTACTATTCTTTCAAAAGTCTGTTTTAATTGGTCCTGGACAAATGGTAACAACTCTAACTTTAGATTTAGTTTTTTTAAGTTCTGTATTAATTGCCTGTCCAAGACTTAAAACATAAGCTTTTGAAGCAAAGTATGAAGAAAAATTTGGTCCTGGCATAAATGAAGCAATTGATCCAATATTAATGATTCTTCCATATCCTTGTTGTATAAACTTTTCTACAAATAACTTTGTAAAAATATGTAAAGTTTTGATGTTTAAATCAATCATATTCAATTCACGTTCTAAATTAGTGTCTTTAAAAGGCCCTCAAACCCCAAAACCTGCATTGTTTATAAGTAATGCTATATCTAATGTTTTAACACTCTCAAATACCTTATAAACGCTATTATAATCACTTAAATCAGCTTCAATTTCTTTTATATCAGAATTTGGATATTGTTCTTTTAAAGTATTTATTGAAGAAAGATCTCTTGCTATACAAATTAAATTAAAACCTTTTTGTAAAAGTAATTTACAATATCCAAATCCAATTCCTTTACTTGCACCAGTTACAAGTGCATACTTTTCTTTGTGTAAATTCATGTTCATAAAATATCCTCCAAATTGATATAATTCTATTTTAAAGTAAAAAAACAAAGATAAAGACCAAATTTATTACTTATTCATTGGCTAGATATTTATAAAAATTTATACTTTTAATGTTAATTTAAACACTTATATTTGTTAATAAACACTTAAAAGTTAATTTTTTAACAAAAAACTATTGATTTTTTTTTTTTTTTATGAGAACATTATTTTGCTTAGGAGGCAAATAAAAATGAAAAAATTATTAAGTTTATTAGCAGCTACTGGATTAGTTGCAACAACTAGTGCTACTGTTGTAGCATGTGGTGACAAACCAGCAGCTGAAAATGATGCTAAAGAATTAACAATCGCAAAAGATGCTACTGAAGTAAAAGTTTCAGTAACAGTTAAAGAATTTGTTGAAACTTCACAATTCTCATTAGTTTCAGATAAAGCTGAAGCTTCAATATTAGAAGTTAAAGGATTTGAAGTTAAAGCTGATGCTTTAACAGGAGAAATCGTAATTTCTGTAAAAGCTGACGCAAAAAGAGAAGCTGATGTAACTGAAGCTATCACTGTTAAATATGGTGAAGAAGAAGTTGTTAAAGTAAGTGTTACTATCGCTGCTTTAGAAAAAGAAGATGGTAATGGTGGAGACAACGGAAACACTGATGGTGGAGACAACGGAAACACTGATGGTGGAGACAACGGAAACACTGATGGTGGAGACAACGGAAACACTGATGGTGGAGACAACGGAAACACTGATGGTGGAGACAACGGAAACACTGATGGTGGAGACAACGGAAACACTGATGGTGAAAATAACGGAAACACTGATGGTGGAAATGAATAATTAATTTAATTATATTGAATAATTAATATTGATAAAATTTATAACCAACTAAAATAAAAAAACAAAACATTGATTAGTCACCAATGTAAAGCAATGATCTAAAATCTTTGCTTTTTTTTGCCTATAATATAAAATTTATCCTATAAATGTTGGTATTTCATTTAGTTGTATGATTTGCCAAAATTTTAAAAATATTATAGAATAATATTATAGAAATTTATCAGGAGAAGAACTTATGAATTTAAATGATAGTGTAAAAGATTTAATTGGTAACTTTTTTAAAATGGATAGTAATTTAGAGTTTTTTGCTCCAGGTTACATAAGCTCAATTAAAGTTACAGAAGACAATATTCCTTGGTTGGGTTTAAAAAACCTAAATAGAGCATTATATTTAGCAACAACTTTTAATTTTTATTTCTTTGAAACAATGATAGCAGATATATCATTTTCTATGGATGTAAGTGGTAAAGAACCTATTATTCTTGAAGCAAGAGACAATTTTACAAGATTAATCGAACTTGAAAAATTAGGTTTCTTACAAGCTAGAGTAGGGGTATTGCCAGCACCTCAAATGTTAATTTTAAAAGAAATATATAAATTCATGACAAAAAGTTATGATAAATTTAATAAGTTTTTTGAAAATGATCCTAACATTGCTAAACTAGCAGCTCATGAAGGACCATTATCTGCGCCTTTATTTTTGGAAAATCAAGAAGTTTACCAATATTATGATAAGGGAGCAAAAATGATCTTTGCAATTGGAAAATAAATAAAATAAAAATCTACTCGATGAGTAGATTTTTTTTGTATAAATATTTAGTTTAATATAATTGTTATAATAGCTTTTCCGTTAATTCATGAGTCTTCAAGGCCTCAAAAATTAATAGAAATTTTTTGATTTGGTTTTAATTCTTTTGTAGCAATAACCTCATCATAATCGCATTTATAATGAACGTTTTCAACTATTTCTTTTCAACGATCATGTTCGGGTATTCCAAATGATTCACCTACAATGCTGTTAAATACACCGATCATAACACCTTTGATATAGCTTCATTCAGCATTTGGATCGTTTGTGTTTTGATTAACTTGAAAGTGAAAATTAGTATTAGAATCAAATTTATTTTGAATAGTGGTTAGATTATTATTTTTAGACTCTTCTGAAATTTCATCTTCTCCACCAGTATTTGGTGTATCTTCTCCACCAGTATTTGGTGTATCTTCTATATAAAATCAAGAAACTTCAACAAAACCTTCAACTTTAATGAAGAAATCTTCATTAGGTATTAGTTTTACCTTACCTTCATTAACTCTACTATCAACTTCACCATCTATTTTTATTTGTTGAGAACTTACTATTTTTAGATTTTTAATAGCTTGCATTAGTCCTTCATTACTTTTTTTGTAAATTTGTATATTTAATTTATCACCACTAAATAAGTTATTTAAATCTGTTCCAGCTGGTGCAAAAACTTCCACATCTCCTGGATCACATGAAATAACGTTTGTTACTGTAGGTACTACAAATGAAGCACCTCCAATAATAGCCAATAATTTTTTCATACAAACACCTCCATTTTTTAAGGTAATTTAAAATTTGAACTATTTGTTAATTAATACGCCTCTTTTTAATCATATTGCCGTATAGTTAAAAAGAAACAATAACATTTTTAAATGTTACTAAATATATTCTATATCTAAAATTTAACTGTTGCAAGTGCAACAATTAAAAAATAAAGTAAAAAACGTTGAAAAAATCAGCTTAAAAAGCTGATTTAAAATAATTTGAACTAATTTAATGTAATGGTAATGATAGCTTCACCGTTTAATCAAGAACCATCCAAACTTCAAAAGTTTATATAAATTTTTTGACCTGGTATCAATTCTTTTGTTGCTACTACTTCGTCATAATTACATTCATAGTGTTCATACTCTTTAATTTTTTCGTAACGTTCGCTTTCTGGTATTCCAAATGATTCTCCAACTATTTCGTTGAATACTCCAATTACAGTACCTCTAATATATTTTCAACCTGCCACAGGGTCTGTAGAAACAGAGTTAACATTGAAATTAAAACCTGCATTTGAATCAAATTTGTTTTGAATTGAATGCAAATTGTTGTCTGAATTTTCACCACCAGGATTGGGTTCTGGTAATTGTCCATTGTGATAAATTCAAGTTATTTCTACTTGACCTTCTACTTTAATAAAAAAATCTTCATTAGGTAATAATTTAACTTTGCCAGTATCTAAATCTGATTTTATTTCACCCTCAATGATATATTGTTGGTGATTTATAATATTCAATTTCTTGATAGCATCAATTAGACCTTGAATATTTTTTTGGTTTATCTGAACAGTTGCTTTTTCTTCATTAAATAAAGATTCTAATTTTGACCCAGCTTCTGCATATATTTCAGTTTCACCTGGATCACATGAAACAACATTCGATGCACAAGATGCACCAACTGTTGTACTTGCCATAATTGCCAACAACTTTTTCATAAAAACACCTCCTCATTTTTTTAAATAAGTATAAAATAAGTGTTTGTTGATAAAAGTTAATATTTCTGTTTTTTAGAAACAGTTTTGATAGTCTTAAGTAATTAACTATTTTATGCCTGCTAGCTAATTCTCAAAACGATAACATCCATACTTGAATATTACTAAATCTATTGTATAAAAAATTTTCAATTGTTGCAAATGAAACAATATTTTTTTCTACTCTAAAACTCCATAAATAGGGGGTTTTAGAAAAAGTTTAAACTTTTGTTGCAATTGCAACAAATTTGACAAATAGGGTATAAAAAAACCATATAATTGATCAAAATTATATGGTTAATGATTAATTTAAAATAATTGTAACTTGTGTTTTACCACTAAATCAAGAATCTTTTAGAGTTCAAATATTGATTATAGCTTTATTGCCAGGTTTAAATTCTATATTTTTGACAACTTCATCGAAATCGAAATCATATTCAAAACCTTCTCTTATTAAGTTTTGTCTATCACCAGGTGCAATTCCAAATGCTTCCCCAACAAGTGTATTAAATACCCCCTTAACAGTACCTTTAGCCATTTCTCAAGATGTATCTGGTGATGTTTGATAGTTAAATGTTCAATCCTTAAGTTCGCTGATTGTACTTAAACTATTATCTTTATCATCTGGTAAATTAGGTATTGAACCATCATCATAGATTCAATTAATTGTAACTTCTTTTATAACTTGGTATCCAGGGAAAGTTCTTGGAATAATGTGAGCTGTTCCAAAGTTTTGACTAAAATCAATTTCGTTGTCATTTTTATCTCCAGCCACTTCAAATTGTAATGAACTGATAAATTTAAGAGAAGTAATTTCTTTTACAATTCCTTCAACTGATTTGTTTTTTATAGTAATTGTTTCATAATCGGCAAATAAAACCATTAGATCAGATTGGTCTGGTGCTAAAACACCTAAATCATCTGAATCACAAGAAACTACGTTAATAATGGTAGGGGTTGTAATTGAAATTCCCCCAATAAATGCAAGTAATTTTTTCATTAAAATACCTCCAGTATCACTTGTTCGCAACATTCCTTATGCATTAAGGCAAAATCACTGTAATAATACATAAAAACATATGTGTTTGAAATATTATTTATATTTTAATATTTTTGATTCACAAAAGCAAATTAACACACATTTTTTTTGCCTAAATACCTTTTTAAATAGGGGTAATTTAAAGGAAAAAAAATAATAAATTTTTTTTCATAAAAAAAACTCTAATGAGTAGAGTTTTTTATATAATTTCAACTTCAATTATAGCTTGACCTTTAATTCAAGAACCTTCAAGTCCTCAGTGTCTAACTAATAAAGTTTGTTCTTCTAATTTTTTGTCTTTTATAACTTCTTTTCAATCATTTGTATATGTTAAATCTTTTCTAACACTATCATAATCGTTTTCATCTATTCCAAAAGCCTTTTTAGTTACAGTGCTGAATGTTGCTTCAACTTGAGCACCAATTAAGTATCAAGTGTATTCTTCTATTGAAGTAATTCCAGCTGGTGCATCTTTAAAGCCTTCTTCAGCACTTTTCATTTGACTTTTTAAATCAATTTTAAATCCAGCACTTGTATTTAATTCTTTTTCAATGTTATTTAATGAATTTTCTTCATCTGGTTTTGGAGTTTCTGATCCATTTTCTTCATTTGGATTTGATGAATCTTTATAAATTCACTCTATTTCAGTTTCACCAATTACTGGCAGAAAGTAAT includes these proteins:
- a CDS encoding SDR family NAD(P)-dependent oxidoreductase gives rise to the protein MNMNLHKEKYALVTGASKGIGFGYCKLLLQKGFNLICIARDLSSINTLKEQYPNSDIKEIEADLSDYNSVYKVFESVKTLDIALLINNAGFGVWGPFKDTNLERELNMIDLNIKTLHIFTKLFVEKFIQQGYGRIINIGSIASFMPGPNFSSYFASKAYVLSLGQAINTELKKTKSKVRVVTICPGPIKTDFWKNSNFKENNKKESIKTSDTDKFCKKSLNKALKTKNKNYILVGLKNKLLVSLSKRAPQKLVLNNVYSQMKQKKSQG
- a CDS encoding lipoprotein — protein: MKKLLSLLAATGLVATTSATVVACGDKPAAENDAKELTIAKDATEVKVSVTVKEFVETSQFSLVSDKAEASILEVKGFEVKADALTGEIVISVKADAKREADVTEAITVKYGEEEVVKVSVTIAALEKEDGNGGDNGNTDGGDNGNTDGGDNGNTDGGDNGNTDGGDNGNTDGGDNGNTDGGDNGNTDGENNGNTDGGNE
- a CDS encoding lipoprotein translates to MKKLLAIIGGASFVVPTVTNVISCDPGDVEVFAPAGTDLNNLFSGDKLNIQIYKKSNEGLMQAIKNLKIVSSQQIKIDGEVDSRVNEGKVKLIPNEDFFIKVEGFVEVSWFYIEDTPNTGGEDTPNTGGEDEISEESKNNNLTTIQNKFDSNTNFHFQVNQNTNDPNAEWSYIKGVMIGVFNSIVGESFGIPEHDRWKEIVENVHYKCDYDEVIATKELKPNQKISINFWGLEDSWINGKAIITIILN
- a CDS encoding lipoprotein, with amino-acid sequence MKKLLAFIGGISITTPTIINVVSCDSDDLGVLAPDQSDLMVLFADYETITIKNKSVEGIVKEITSLKFISSLQFEVAGDKNDNEIDFSQNFGTAHIIPRTFPGYQVIKEVTINWIYDDGSIPNLPDDKDNSLSTISELKDWTFNYQTSPDTSWEMAKGTVKGVFNTLVGEAFGIAPGDRQNLIREGFEYDFDFDEVVKNIEFKPGNKAIINIWTLKDSWFSGKTQVTIILN
- a CDS encoding lipoprotein, which translates into the protein MKKLLAFIGGISVTTPTAISVVSCDPGEATVFAPANSDISELLTNYKQVIINQKNKETLIKSIVDLKVMSADQFLLEDNIDFTSDKGVVKITGNKDYFLPVIGETEIEWIYKDSSNPNEENGSETPKPDEENSLNNIEKELNTSAGFKIDLKSQMKSAEEGFKDAPAGITSIEEYTWYLIGAQVEATFSTVTKKAFGIDENDYDSVRKDLTYTNDWKEVIKDKKLEEQTLLVRHWGLEGSWIKGQAIIEVEII